Genomic DNA from Sphingobium sp. WTD-1:
TCCGCAAGCCGATGGACCAGGAACCCGCGCCGCAGACGCCCTGACGGGCGATGATGCCGTTCGTTCGCTTTCTTTCCCAGTTGCTCACCCTGTTGCTGCCGGCGACGCTGATGCTGCTCGCCGGTCTGGCTGTCGCCTGGCGAACGGGGCAGGCGGACCCATGGTGCTGGGGCTGGCCGGCGCTGTTGCTGCTCGTGCCAACGGGGTGGTGGCTGGCGCGGCAGGACTTTCTGCATGCGCTGTGGGTGGGGCTGGGTGGTGCCGGGATGGCGCTGCTCTTCTGCGCCTTGGCCGCTGCACGCATGCCCGACCCCAGGGCCATGATCGGCTTGATATTGCTGGCCCTGATGGCAGCTGGCGGTGGCGCGCTCTTGTGGCGACGACGTTGGTTGCCGGCGCTCGCTGTAGTGATTGTGGCCCTGCTGCTGTTTGGCTTCGGGCCGGTCCGTCCCATTTCCTCCCGGCCTGATCGGCCGGTGCTCGCTGTCATCACGGCGCTGCCGCTCTTCTGGGAAGAGGGTGGGGCCGGGACAAGGCGGGACGCGCCGATCGTGACGCTGTTGCGCAGCCGGTTCGACGTGCGGCCGATCGATGATGTGCAGGCGTTGGCCGCATCCGGCGCGCCCGTGCTGCTGCTGGCGCAGTCCCGGCCGATGACGCCGCAGGCGCTGGTCGCGCTTGACCGCTGGGTCAGGGATGGCGGCCGGCTGCTGCTGTTCACCGATCCGCGCCTGCGCTGGCCCTCCGATCTGCCGCTGGGCGACCGGCGCCGGGCACCGATGGTCGGCACGCTCGGCCCTTTGCTGGCGCATTGGGGCGTGCAGGGCGGGGCGGTGCGCGACCGGGAAATGCGCCATTTCCTGCCCGATGGCCGGCTTTTGACGATGGTCGGGATGCAGCCCCTATCCTTGGAGGGGCAGGAGGGCGCTGTTCCGCTGCGGCTGCGGATCGGGCGCGGGGAGGCGCTGCTGCTGGGGGACGCGGACCTGATCGACGACCGGCTGTGGCTGGCCGATCCGGCGCGGCCGCTAGACCCGCGCGCCTGGAGCGCAGATACGCCGGCGCTGGTGGCGCAATGGCTGGGGGCGGAGATGCCGGATGGCCGCCGCTGGATGCGCGATGTCGCGGATGTCCGGCTGGGGCTGCGATCGGCGCTTCTGGCTGGGACAGGCTGGGCGATACTGGGTCTGATGCTGCTTCGCCGTCGTTCCGGCCGGAAGGATATGAGAACAAAAAGTGAAAATAAGCTGGTGAAAGGAGTAAAAAACGGTTAATCCCGTTTCTGACCGGCTTTTCCCAACTTCACCCAATATTTCCCTTTGCA
This window encodes:
- a CDS encoding Gldg family protein, translated to MMPFVRFLSQLLTLLLPATLMLLAGLAVAWRTGQADPWCWGWPALLLLVPTGWWLARQDFLHALWVGLGGAGMALLFCALAAARMPDPRAMIGLILLALMAAGGGALLWRRRWLPALAVVIVALLLFGFGPVRPISSRPDRPVLAVITALPLFWEEGGAGTRRDAPIVTLLRSRFDVRPIDDVQALAASGAPVLLLAQSRPMTPQALVALDRWVRDGGRLLLFTDPRLRWPSDLPLGDRRRAPMVGTLGPLLAHWGVQGGAVRDREMRHFLPDGRLLTMVGMQPLSLEGQEGAVPLRLRIGRGEALLLGDADLIDDRLWLADPARPLDPRAWSADTPALVAQWLGAEMPDGRRWMRDVADVRLGLRSALLAGTGWAILGLMLLRRRSGRKDMRTKSENKLVKGVKNG